The window ACAGTTCAATAGGGAAAATTAACACTTAAATGGTCAGTCAATGTTGACTCAGCTTGAATCGGATTTACTTGTAGGCTATTAAGTActtcttagcataaataaacCGTTCTCAATTCGATCaactaacaaaacaaaactgcTTCATGATGTGCATCTAATCTGCATATTTATGTGGAATACGAGACTGAATGATTTTGAACCTAGAAACAAAAATCATTAGACTACCGACATCCCATTGAGAAAAATACCCTGAGATTTGCGGCATCGAGGCAGGATACTTAGCtcagtaaattttaaaataccatATAGTATAGAGAAGGAACCAACATTAAGGGGCTCCAACTTTGTAAATGTGAGCTTAGTAGCTTACACACCACAAATGAAATCATGAGCGGTTGATCTAGTCTAACAATTATCTAGGCAAATTCATTGCTAGGTCAAACTATCAGGTCTTACTTCATTTACGGTTTCAGGGGAAAAGAGTTAATCATTCAAAGTGAACTTTTTCTCAATCAATGATACGCGGGAAAGAACATACCTCCAAGAGTGCTTCTCTGAAAATGGAGAACACTGTACTGGAATATACTCAACTTTAAACCACCACATATTTCTTTCTCAAACATTTCCATTTGAATATTCTCCAAACTGTTATTTAAGTTTCAATACATGTCAAATCAGAAAATGGCAGAAGCAAATAGTAAAAGagctgaagaaaaaaaatgatgatataGCTCACCTTCCCAAACATTTAGATTCCGTAGCTTGAGAATCCAACACTTTAGTGATATTGAGTAAAACTGTTGTTTTCTCGATGCTCTCTGTTTTGAAAATGTACTCCGTGCCCTCCTTAAAGCGTAGCCTAAAccagaagaaagagagaggttAGGGACCATGGGGACATAATCAAGTTTAAAAACGCAACCATAAGAGACTAACCTCACAACTTGAAGTCCTAGCCCAACTGAGACATCTTGTATATCATTTATAGCATGCGAACACAATAAACTTAAATTTCTATCTGCGTACACCAGGGGTCAAGAAAAAGTGAGTCAGCATCAACAGAACATATCATATTAACACACAAAGAATAAAAGAGGAGACGGGGAAGACCAGTCTAACCTTGTGAATCAGTAGAAACATCCACGAACAGCACACACAATTTATCTTGGCTACTCCGCAGCAGCACTACTTCCCTGCATTTATAGAGTACCGTCAGGTGCAAAAGAAGACACTATCTGACTAACAAGGGAACCAGAAACAATATCGCTCTAATTTCATCGAccaatttttcattttcaaattgAATACTGGAGAACCTATCAttacaaaagaaataaataactACGCAACCTCAGCGACCTTTTTTACTGCTCGGCATGCCCTATCAAGTATCATAATTCATATCTTAAACCAAAATAGAAGGGACTCACATTACTTTCTTTCACCTAGAACTTCAATAATAAGGGGAACAATACTCACTGTTGCGTGTAGGTGGATTCTTGCCGTAGTACACAATCACAACATACGTAAATCCTACAAGTCTCATCAATGCTGGAATCTGACAGCGTTGTTGTAATATACTCGTCCACTAAACCACCCATTACTTCAGGGGTTTTTTCGGCACCCCAAAATCTAGTAGTTCTCTTACTATTACAACCCATAGTCAATGAACCTTCTTGCAAATGATCAGAAACACACCCATCTTCACCAGAATCACTGATATCAGCATCACTTCTATGAGATGTTTCTCCGCTACTTATGACACTATTATCCACCAATAGAGAAACAACTCTCTTTTTAGGCTGCCTCTTGCTTTTCCTTTTGTCAAACcaattataaatatgattaacACCGGAAGCAAGCTCACTATTATGTAGTCCAGAAATAATATTATTGGTCTTTGCTTTGAACGATTCATCTATCCTCCAAGTCTTTATTATGCTACTTTTTTCTGGTTGAGAATCAAGCAAGCTTGTGCCTTTTTCAGATCCCAGAATCTCCTCGCCGGGGCTATTCTCATTAAGATGATCCACCAACATATCTTGTTCAGGGTTTGATTGCTCAGAGtcataattttcattttcaCTGCAGCTGCTCGAGCTATCAGACGATGCTACTGAGTAAGAATCTGCTGATAGCTGCAAGATTTCTTCCACCAGGTTATGACGTCGGTGTAAGACATCCTTTTGATAGTGAGGGGGTGATTGCATATATGTTGAGGGTGAAAATGATCCTGTTATATCGTGAGTAGCATCCAATGTTGACATGTTTCCTTTTTCATCTGGCTTCCCATCAAGAAGATATGCTTGATCCTTCTGATTTAGATCTGTAATTTGGAAACCTGGTAAAGGCCCTGGTGGATATCTCAATGCTTCCTTGTGATGCTTCGAGTTTTTTCCATTCTTTGTGTAGTACTTTTTCTCTGAATCAATACTCCAGCCGTCTTTTCTGACATCCACAAAATCCTCTGACGGATGATCCATCCACTCCTTAACCTCTCGCAGCCAAAGAACCGAACGTTCTTTCTTCAACTTTTCAACTTTACTTATTAGACCAAAGATATCATCTTCGTGATCGGACTTGATATTCTCCTCTTTGCTTTGAGTCTCGAGTTCACATGAAGCAGACTCTTGGTCAGAATTTACATAAGTGCTCTCTTCCTCAGTGTCAATAGACGCGAGCCGGTAGATTTTCGCCTGTGACTATGAGAGTGAAAAAGGACAACAATAAGCTTTTAATAATTACACCACAAAACAAACCAAGAAACTGAAACTCTGAAAGAAAACATAGAGAAGCTGCCTATCAAGTGATGTATATCTTCAAGATGCTCTTCAAAAACCCGTTCCATACTACAGTAACTACATCCCTTAATTGGTTTGgatatattcttatattttttccTGCTTAGGGTTTAGTGTCAGTGTGTCACTCAGAAGAAAAGGGCCACTATAGTCACaagaacattatatatatgtaaataaactGTAATTGAAGTCTCTGTCGTTAACCTTTTTTCTATTGAAGCTTCCTTCATCATCAGCTTCCTCTCTAGCGGGAGAGTAGAACCCATAGCTAGCAGGCTGTGTTTTCCTACGGGTAACAACAACCTGCCTCTTCCAAAATTCTCTATTCCCAATTTGTTTGCCATCTAGCTTTAACTGAAACGCAGCACAGATAGTAAGAATCATTATGAATCAAGCAGAAACTGAATTGGTGCAAAGTCTGTCTTTTTAACAAGATTATGTAGCCTCTGAAACAAAACTTACATCATTTGGGCGAGCAACGTAGCTGAGGACATTTGCCCTGTACCATCGAGCACAGCAAAACGGATTTCCTTCCAACCACAAGTCTGTCAAGAATGAAAGACTCCCAAGGAATTCCAATTCTGAGAAGTCTGAAATAATATTGAAGGAAACATCAAGGCCTTCAAGTGACTTCAAATTCTCAATCCCACGCAATGTAGTTAGAGCGTTGTTCCTCAAAACAAGTTTAACAAGGTGACATGATACCTGCATAGTCCAAAGATAAAGGTGCATGGGTCCCCTAGGGTactaaaaatctaaataaaatctTTAGCAAACACATCAAAGTGTTCTTATATCTATGTGAGTTCAAACTAAGCCATATATAGTAACCAACAAACGCAAAAGTTAAGTAACTTCATATCAAAAGAAATCCATAAAAAAAGGACATGCAGAAAGAAACCTGACGTAACCCACCTCGCTCAAGTGAGAGATTTTTCTAAGTTGATTGAAACCTAGATCAAGGTGCTTCAGCTTGGAACACCTCCGAAGATTATCCACCTTCGCAAACTTGTTCCGACTCAGATCAAGCGACTCAACAGCTGGGAGAAGTTGCAACGACTCATCCATGAGCAAGAGACGGTTACAAGCGCAAGAAACGAAAACCAACTTATTCCACTGTGGTGAATCCTTTATTTCGGCAATTCTACTAGCAAACACATGCCGCAACGCATCCTACAGTTGGTAGAAACCTGGTAAAGATTAGTTAGGAACACTTCCAAAAAATATTCAAAGACAAGCAACAACACATGAATAAACTCATACAATCAACCTTGTTCTTGAAACGTCCTGAGAGATATGACACAAACCTCACAGCGTTCATAGCTTATTCCAAATACACTAACAGTTCAATCTCCCTACAATCTAAAGCAACACAGAAACTAATAATCCCCACTCAATGCCATAACAGAATGCACTAAACCaaggaaacaaacaaaaacaaaaagaggagAGGAGAGCTCACAGTGGAATTGTGGCAGATCAACTTCTCCAAGGTATGCCTCAGTTCGAGCAACCCCTTAGCAGACGAAGTGGACAAATCACACCCGCGCAGCTCCAAAACCTTAAGCCTAGCAAACGGAAGAAGAGAGAGCGGCGTGGGATCACGAGCCGGCGAAGGAAGCGAGGAGACGACTTTGAGAGAAGGGAGGAGGCGGAGGATACGTCGGAGCTGCTCCAAGGCGCGGTAATCGCCGATGTCGGAGACGTAGGCGCGGAGATAGTCAACGGGAGCTCCGGAGAGCATACGCTCGACCTCGCGGAGAGATTCGAGACGGAGATGAACGTAGTGAAGGCCCGCGGGGTTGAGCTTGAGGACATCGGTGGCGTCGATGAGCGAATCGGCGTTTCCTTCGAGGAACTTCTCGAGATTCTCTAGGTATCGATCTCCCGTCACGATCGCCATGAGAGATTCGAAGGAGATTTAGGGATTTGACTCGTTCGAAAACCGAATCACACGAGACGAAAAGGCGCGAGCCGACGCGGGAAGGTGGAGGAAGGGATGGggtctagagagagaaagatgagAGAGAAAATGCCATGGCTGATTGATGCTTGATGATGATTGGAGAGAAATGGGCAAATAGGAAACAGCTAGGATGATGATtctcctctttctctctgaatctAAACAACAACCTGGGGGCAAGACTGAGATTAACACCTGGCAACTATACCTTAATCAAATCATTTCTAATGCAATTTGCATTTACACAATTACTTAGCTACTAATCATtgattaatgtaaaatattccCACCTCATCCAGCTATAATATtctatttaaattcaaatttcatgttaaggaaaaaaaaaatcaaatttcgtatgtttagttttttcctatatttatttattattttttttcttttcatttgaatAAACAAGGCTCTCAGATCTCAATAGTATCCACGATGCATAATCGGTTAAATATTTGTTTCCTAAATAATGAGATCTGGTTCACCCCGTAAAATATAGAATGAAAGCCTCCTATAGGTTTCTTGATTGGCTTTGTAACATTTCCACTTTGATTGTTTCCGAAGAAAAACAAAGTAAACGTCTTTAAACATTGATGAACTAtcattaaactaaaaaaaataaaaatagattagAAAAGTACAATGAAAGAGTCAACGACATTGCAGCAAAGATCCCATGACAGTGGAATATTCAGATTTTAGTACAACTAGGTTaaatccgcgccttgcgcaaaataaacattatatatatatatcatttaaatttaattatattatatcttaaatttaaattggtgcgaatatataaacaaattttataaattaaaaaaatattttttttatttgatatgatatataattaaatttaaatgatagtaacatatatatggtatattttaatattaatatttattagatgatgctttttactcatatttgttttttatcatttgtatctgctatagcaaaaagtctaaattagtgataacaaaattttcactatgggattaatggtttaagtaatttataatattttaagaaattaagttatcaatatttttttaaaattttatcaaaaaaatgttcaaagtaaatttcaaaattaagatatttatgtatttttatatagcacatagtttaattaaaaatgatacatatatttatatatcttttatttttgatacttattaaatgagactttcaacttatattattttttaattatttttataatgtcataacaaaaaatttaaatcatagatcacaaaatttgaatgtgaaacttttaacagttttagtaatttatactcgttttaaaaattcaaaatataatatataaataatttttttaatttgtattatatggctactatgattgtttaatttattttaataacttaaaattaaacaaatataattataatacacacttatttttatcaaatctttattattcaaaatcattaattatcatatatactttagccacattaggcaattccgtaatcttatttaagaaaataatgaagcacattaataatgtatttattgtggtttaataaaaagcttattatatatttagatggaccaacttatttctctaaggattctaagaatcattctagtgatgacacgtggctacaaaaaaatattgcaatgcttctcaaataatatataggggattaaaacccaaaaaaaaagagtgcgGCTATCACTCAGTctccgaatggtaacagcgGATTGAGCGGTGCGAAACAAGCGGTACAACTACGGTGCGGTTGGAAACATTCGGAGCCTAAGAGTAAAATGGTGAAAACATGAAGTGAAAATATGAGGTGAAAAAAgagaattaatttttaaaaactggaGTAAATTTTTTAAGTGGAGGCAAAAATTATACTACTTTCATTAATTTTCCTCCAATTT is drawn from Brassica rapa cultivar Chiifu-401-42 chromosome A05, CAAS_Brap_v3.01, whole genome shotgun sequence and contains these coding sequences:
- the LOC103869628 gene encoding uncharacterized protein LOC103869628 isoform X4, with amino-acid sequence MDESLQLLPAVESLDLSRNKFAKVDNLRRCSKLKHLDLGFNQLRKISHLSEVSCHLVKLVLRNNALTTLRGIENLKSLEGLDVSFNIISDFSELEFLGSLSFLTDLWLEGNPFCCARWYRANVLSYVARPNDLKLDGKQIGNREFWKRQVVVTRRKTQPASYGFYSPAREEADDEGSFNRKKSQAKIYRLASIDTEEESTYVNSDQESASCELETQSKEENIKSDHEDDIFGLISKVEKLKKERSVLWLREVKEWMDHPSEDFVDVRKDGWSIDSEKKYYTKNGKNSKHHKEALRYPPGPLPGFQITDLNQKDQAYLLDGKPDEKGNMSTLDATHDITGSFSPSTYMQSPPHYQKDVLHRRHNLVEEILQLSADSYSVASSDSSSSCSENENYDSEQSNPEQDMLVDHLNENSPGEEILGSEKGTSLLDSQPEKSSIIKTWRIDESFKAKTNNIISGLHNSELASGVNHIYNWFDKRKSKRQPKKRVVSLLVDNSVISSGETSHRSDADISDSGEDGCVSDHLQEGSLTMGCNSKRTTRFWGAEKTPEVMGGLVDEYITTTLSDSSIDETCRIYVCCDCVLRQESTYTQQEVVLLRSSQDKLCVLFVDVSTDSQDRNLSLLCSHAINDIQDVSVGLGLQVVRLRFKEGTEYIFKTESIEKTTVLLNITKVLDSQATESKCLGSLENIQMEMFEKEICGGLKLSIFQYSVLHFQRSTLGEVSWLPRSLFVVDGHLFICIEDFRLLSSLPKDTSSAPYFSLDSSCSISDIFEMAIESRGSSCLSLKIKQKNSTFQARPNRTATSATWKLKLFSIECVLKFVSLVKGLHPDSPELPLLVRHLG
- the LOC103869628 gene encoding uncharacterized protein LOC103869628 isoform X2; this encodes MAIVTGDRYLENLEKFLEGNADSLIDATDVLKLNPAGLHYVHLRLESLREVERMLSGAPVDYLRAYVSDIGDYRALEQLRRILRLLPSLKVVSSLPSPARDPTPLSLLPFARLKVLELRGCDLSTSSAKGLLELRHTLEKLICHNSTDALRHVFASRIAEIKDSPQWNKLVFVSCACNRLLLMDESLQLLPAVESLDLSRNKFAKVDNLRRCSKLKHLDLGFNQLRKISHLSEVSCHLVKLVLRNNALTTLRGIENLKSLEGLDVSFNIISDFSELEFLGSLSFLTDLWLEGNPFCCARWYRANVLSYVARPNDLKLDGKQIGNREFWKRQVVVTRRKTQPASYGFYSPAREEADDEGSFNRKKAKIYRLASIDTEEESTYVNSDQESASCELETQSKEENIKSDHEDDIFGLISKVEKLKKERSVLWLREVKEWMDHPSEDFVDVRKDGWSIDSEKKYYTKNGKNSKHHKEALRYPPGPLPGFQITDLNQKDQAYLLDGKPDEKGNMSTLDATHDITGSFSPSTYMQSPPHYQKDVLHRRHNLVEEILQLSADSYSVASSDSSSSCSENENYDSEQSNPEQDMLVDHLNENSPGEEILGSEKGTSLLDSQPEKSSIIKTWRIDESFKAKTNNIISGLHNSELASGVNHIYNWFDKRKSKRQPKKRVVSLLVDNSVISSGETSHRSDADISDSGEDGCVSDHLQEGSLTMGCNSKRTTRFWGAEKTPEVMGGLVDEYITTTLSDSSIDETCRIYVCCDCVLRQESTYTQQEVVLLRSSQDKLCVLFVDVSTDSQDRNLSLLCSHAINDIQDVSVGLGLQVVRLRFKEGTEYIFKTESIEKTTVLLNITKVLDSQATESKCLGSLENIQMEMFEKEICGGLKLSIFQYSVLHFQRSTLGEVSWLPRSLFVVDGHLFICIEDFRLLSSLPKDTSSAPYFSLDSSCSISDIFEMAIESRGSSCLSLKIKQKNSTFQARPNRTATSATWKLKLFSIECVLKFVSLVKGLHPDSPELPLLVRHLG
- the LOC103869628 gene encoding uncharacterized protein LOC103869628 isoform X1: MAIVTGDRYLENLEKFLEGNADSLIDATDVLKLNPAGLHYVHLRLESLREVERMLSGAPVDYLRAYVSDIGDYRALEQLRRILRLLPSLKVVSSLPSPARDPTPLSLLPFARLKVLELRGCDLSTSSAKGLLELRHTLEKLICHNSTDALRHVFASRIAEIKDSPQWNKLVFVSCACNRLLLMDESLQLLPAVESLDLSRNKFAKVDNLRRCSKLKHLDLGFNQLRKISHLSEVSCHLVKLVLRNNALTTLRGIENLKSLEGLDVSFNIISDFSELEFLGSLSFLTDLWLEGNPFCCARWYRANVLSYVARPNDLKLDGKQIGNREFWKRQVVVTRRKTQPASYGFYSPAREEADDEGSFNRKKSQAKIYRLASIDTEEESTYVNSDQESASCELETQSKEENIKSDHEDDIFGLISKVEKLKKERSVLWLREVKEWMDHPSEDFVDVRKDGWSIDSEKKYYTKNGKNSKHHKEALRYPPGPLPGFQITDLNQKDQAYLLDGKPDEKGNMSTLDATHDITGSFSPSTYMQSPPHYQKDVLHRRHNLVEEILQLSADSYSVASSDSSSSCSENENYDSEQSNPEQDMLVDHLNENSPGEEILGSEKGTSLLDSQPEKSSIIKTWRIDESFKAKTNNIISGLHNSELASGVNHIYNWFDKRKSKRQPKKRVVSLLVDNSVISSGETSHRSDADISDSGEDGCVSDHLQEGSLTMGCNSKRTTRFWGAEKTPEVMGGLVDEYITTTLSDSSIDETCRIYVCCDCVLRQESTYTQQEVVLLRSSQDKLCVLFVDVSTDSQDRNLSLLCSHAINDIQDVSVGLGLQVVRLRFKEGTEYIFKTESIEKTTVLLNITKVLDSQATESKCLGSLENIQMEMFEKEICGGLKLSIFQYSVLHFQRSTLGEVSWLPRSLFVVDGHLFICIEDFRLLSSLPKDTSSAPYFSLDSSCSISDIFEMAIESRGSSCLSLKIKQKNSTFQARPNRTATSATWKLKLFSIECVLKFVSLVKGLHPDSPELPLLVRHLG
- the LOC103869628 gene encoding uncharacterized protein LOC103869628 isoform X3 — its product is MNAVRFVSYLSGRFKNKDALRHVFASRIAEIKDSPQWNKLVFVSCACNRLLLMDESLQLLPAVESLDLSRNKFAKVDNLRRCSKLKHLDLGFNQLRKISHLSEVSCHLVKLVLRNNALTTLRGIENLKSLEGLDVSFNIISDFSELEFLGSLSFLTDLWLEGNPFCCARWYRANVLSYVARPNDLKLDGKQIGNREFWKRQVVVTRRKTQPASYGFYSPAREEADDEGSFNRKKSQAKIYRLASIDTEEESTYVNSDQESASCELETQSKEENIKSDHEDDIFGLISKVEKLKKERSVLWLREVKEWMDHPSEDFVDVRKDGWSIDSEKKYYTKNGKNSKHHKEALRYPPGPLPGFQITDLNQKDQAYLLDGKPDEKGNMSTLDATHDITGSFSPSTYMQSPPHYQKDVLHRRHNLVEEILQLSADSYSVASSDSSSSCSENENYDSEQSNPEQDMLVDHLNENSPGEEILGSEKGTSLLDSQPEKSSIIKTWRIDESFKAKTNNIISGLHNSELASGVNHIYNWFDKRKSKRQPKKRVVSLLVDNSVISSGETSHRSDADISDSGEDGCVSDHLQEGSLTMGCNSKRTTRFWGAEKTPEVMGGLVDEYITTTLSDSSIDETCRIYVCCDCVLRQESTYTQQEVVLLRSSQDKLCVLFVDVSTDSQDRNLSLLCSHAINDIQDVSVGLGLQVVRLRFKEGTEYIFKTESIEKTTVLLNITKVLDSQATESKCLGSLENIQMEMFEKEICGGLKLSIFQYSVLHFQRSTLGEVSWLPRSLFVVDGHLFICIEDFRLLSSLPKDTSSAPYFSLDSSCSISDIFEMAIESRGSSCLSLKIKQKNSTFQARPNRTATSATWKLKLFSIECVLKFVSLVKGLHPDSPELPLLVRHLG